One Phaseolus vulgaris cultivar G19833 chromosome 4, P. vulgaris v2.0, whole genome shotgun sequence DNA window includes the following coding sequences:
- the LOC137837330 gene encoding myb-related protein 2-like isoform X1 — protein sequence MYYQQQQQPRNMHALRMNSPTERHMIMQGGNGTGDSGLVLSTDAKPRLKWTPDLHERFIEAVNQLGGADKATPKTVLKLMGIPGLTLYHLKSHLQKYRISKNMHGQTNTGNNKIEATGRMSEASGIQMKHLSIGLQTNKNSEINDALQMQIEVQRRLHEQLEQVQRHLQLRIEAQGKYLQAVLEKAQETLGRQNLGAEGVEAAKVQLSELASRVSSQSLDTKFSELKELQGLWPHQTQEGQATDCSMGSFLTYSEESQRNRETHNMSLNLIAYNGPPFSVSKGCVEESVHLKPGLTLSEEVKENMMFLSSTSDSKVVKGDFLQERPSSLLSMNVGVLEEEKFGRTTLSKEEGWKVRDSTETERMAVKLNHEKISTDYRLANFEVKLDLNSHDANDASSHCQQFDLNGFSWNC from the exons ATGTACTATCAGCAGCAGCAACAACCTAGAAACATGCATGCTTTAAGGATGAACAGCCCCACTGAGAGGCATATGATTATGCAAGGAGGCAATGGGACTGGTGATTCAGGACTTGTTCTCTCAACTGATGCTAAGCCTAGACTAAAATGGACACCAGATCTTCATGAACGGTTCATAGAAGCAGTCAATCAACTTGGAGGAGCAGACA AAGCTAcaccaaaaacagttttgaaactGATGGGGATTCCTGGACTTACTCTCTACCACTTAAAGAGTCATCTACAG AAGTACAGAATCAGTAAAAATATGCATGGACAAACCAATACTGGCAATAATAAAATTG AAGCAACAGGCAGAATGTCAGAAGCAAGTGGAATTCAAATGAAACATTTAAGCATAGGCCTACAGACAAACAA AAATTCAGAAATAAATGATGCGTTACAGATGCAAATTGAAGTCCAAAGAAGACTGCATGAGCAGCTTGAG CAGGTACAGCGGCACTTGCAGCTAAGAATAGAGGCACAAGGAAAGTACCTTCAGGCAGTGTTGGAAAAGGCACAAGAAACACTAGGAAGACAAAATTTAGGTGCTGAGGGAGTTGAAGCTGCCAAAGTTCAATTATCTGAACTGGCATCAAGAGTATCCTCTCAAAGTCTAGACACTAAATTTTCAGAACTAAAAGAATTACAGGGCCTGTGGCCTCATCAAACACAAGAGGGCCAGGCCACTGACTGTTCAATGGGTAGTTTCTTGACCTATAGTGAGGAATCTCAAAGAAACAGAGAAACACATAACATGAGCCTGAATCTGATAGCCTACAATGGACCTCCATTTTCAGTTTCGAAAGGTTGTGTGGAAGAGTCAGTGCATTTAAAGCCTGGTCTCACATTGAGTGAAGAAGTgaaggagaatatgatgtttcTTTCCTCAACAAGTGATAGTAAAGTGGTGAAGGGAGATTTTTTACAAGAAAGGCCCTCAAGCCTCTTATCCATGAATGTTGGTGTTCTAGAAGAGGAAAAATTTGGGAGAACAACTCTTTCAAAGGAAGAAGGCTGGAAGGTAAGAGACAGCACTGAAACGGAGAGAATGGCAGTTAAATTGAACCATGAGAAGATTTCTACAGACTATAGACTTGCAAACTTTGAAGTGAAACTAGATCTGAATTCCCATGATGCTAATGATGCTTCTTCCCACTGCCAACAGTTTGATTTGAATGGTTTCAGCTGGAATTGCTAG
- the LOC137837330 gene encoding myb-related protein 2-like isoform X2 → MYYQQQQQPRNMHALRMNSPTERHMIMQGGNGTGDSGLVLSTDAKPRLKWTPDLHERFIEAVNQLGGADKATPKTVLKLMGIPGLTLYHLKSHLQKYRISKNMHGQTNTGNNKIEATGRMSEASGIQMKHLSIGLQTNKNSEINDALQMQIEVQRRLHEQLEVQRHLQLRIEAQGKYLQAVLEKAQETLGRQNLGAEGVEAAKVQLSELASRVSSQSLDTKFSELKELQGLWPHQTQEGQATDCSMGSFLTYSEESQRNRETHNMSLNLIAYNGPPFSVSKGCVEESVHLKPGLTLSEEVKENMMFLSSTSDSKVVKGDFLQERPSSLLSMNVGVLEEEKFGRTTLSKEEGWKVRDSTETERMAVKLNHEKISTDYRLANFEVKLDLNSHDANDASSHCQQFDLNGFSWNC, encoded by the exons ATGTACTATCAGCAGCAGCAACAACCTAGAAACATGCATGCTTTAAGGATGAACAGCCCCACTGAGAGGCATATGATTATGCAAGGAGGCAATGGGACTGGTGATTCAGGACTTGTTCTCTCAACTGATGCTAAGCCTAGACTAAAATGGACACCAGATCTTCATGAACGGTTCATAGAAGCAGTCAATCAACTTGGAGGAGCAGACA AAGCTAcaccaaaaacagttttgaaactGATGGGGATTCCTGGACTTACTCTCTACCACTTAAAGAGTCATCTACAG AAGTACAGAATCAGTAAAAATATGCATGGACAAACCAATACTGGCAATAATAAAATTG AAGCAACAGGCAGAATGTCAGAAGCAAGTGGAATTCAAATGAAACATTTAAGCATAGGCCTACAGACAAACAA AAATTCAGAAATAAATGATGCGTTACAGATGCAAATTGAAGTCCAAAGAAGACTGCATGAGCAGCTTGAG GTACAGCGGCACTTGCAGCTAAGAATAGAGGCACAAGGAAAGTACCTTCAGGCAGTGTTGGAAAAGGCACAAGAAACACTAGGAAGACAAAATTTAGGTGCTGAGGGAGTTGAAGCTGCCAAAGTTCAATTATCTGAACTGGCATCAAGAGTATCCTCTCAAAGTCTAGACACTAAATTTTCAGAACTAAAAGAATTACAGGGCCTGTGGCCTCATCAAACACAAGAGGGCCAGGCCACTGACTGTTCAATGGGTAGTTTCTTGACCTATAGTGAGGAATCTCAAAGAAACAGAGAAACACATAACATGAGCCTGAATCTGATAGCCTACAATGGACCTCCATTTTCAGTTTCGAAAGGTTGTGTGGAAGAGTCAGTGCATTTAAAGCCTGGTCTCACATTGAGTGAAGAAGTgaaggagaatatgatgtttcTTTCCTCAACAAGTGATAGTAAAGTGGTGAAGGGAGATTTTTTACAAGAAAGGCCCTCAAGCCTCTTATCCATGAATGTTGGTGTTCTAGAAGAGGAAAAATTTGGGAGAACAACTCTTTCAAAGGAAGAAGGCTGGAAGGTAAGAGACAGCACTGAAACGGAGAGAATGGCAGTTAAATTGAACCATGAGAAGATTTCTACAGACTATAGACTTGCAAACTTTGAAGTGAAACTAGATCTGAATTCCCATGATGCTAATGATGCTTCTTCCCACTGCCAACAGTTTGATTTGAATGGTTTCAGCTGGAATTGCTAG